The Acidobacteriota bacterium genome includes a window with the following:
- the metH gene encoding methionine synthase — protein sequence MKHDTDCTELLKSLLHERILVIDGAMGTMIQSYKLQEADYRGTQFVDHPGDLKGCNDLLSITQPHIIEAIHRAYLEAGADIIETNTFSATSISMADYQLESEVYALNVASAQVACRAVEAQMALDGRPRFVAGSMGPTNKTASLSRDVNNPGHRSVTFDELVAAYAEQARGLLDGGSDLLLVETTFDTLNLKAALFAIDRIFEEIGRRVPVIASVTITDQSGRTLSGQTLAAFWISVSHFPLLSIGINCAFGAKEMRPYVEELSEMAPIFLTCYPNAGLPNVFGGFDQTPEIMGELIQEFAANGWLNIVGGCCGTTPLHISAIAAAVKGVTPRVPPARQCVTRLSGLEPLVMRPDMNFVNIGERTNVTGSPKFAQLIKQGQYEEALAIARQQVENGAQIIDVNMDEGMLDAEAIMVKFLHLVMSEPDISKVPVMIDSSKWSVIEAGLKCVQGKCIVNSISLKEGEAPFIEFARKVRRYGAAVVVMAFDEQGQADTYERKIEICERAYRILTEKVGFPPEDIIFDPNILTVATGIEEHNNYAVNFIEATRWIKQNLPHCKVSGGVSNISFSFRGNNPVREAMHSAFLYYAIKAGLDMGIVNAGQLAVYEEIPKDLLELVEDVLLNRRPDSTERLITFAESFKQQDKTQVKDADWRNGTVQERLSHALIKGIVEHIEADVEEARQLYARPLEVIEGPLMDGMNIVGDLFGAGKMFLPQVVKSARVMKKAVAVLQPYMEAEKQSSGASRALARVLMATVKGDVHDIGKNIVGVVLGCNNYEVIDLGVMVPCETILKQAREHQVDMIGLSGLITPSLDEMIHIAKEMERQQFRVPLLIGGATTSKIHTAVKISPHYGQPVVHVIDASRAVGVVGQLINSELKIEFAEKNRAELEQLRQEHSGRTARATSLTLDQARMRKPRFDWKQAEIDVPTQVGIQVLTDYPLEKLVPYIDWSPFFHAWELRGRYPKIFDDPVIGDKARELFADAQKMLEKIITDRQITAHGVFGLFPANSVGDDIEVYTDDFRTEVLTRFYTLRQQSEKSSGQSQLALADFVAPKESGRADYIGGFAVTAGIGMDELCRQYEADHDDYSSILVKALSDRLAEAFAESLHQQARQAWGYDQTENLSQEELIKEKYRGIRPAPGYPAQPDHTEKRSLFDLLQVEKNTGITLTESFAMYPASSVSGLYFAHPEAKYFAVGRLERDQVLDYSRRKGIPLAEAERWLSPNLNYTSQ from the coding sequence ATGAAACACGACACAGACTGTACGGAGTTGTTAAAGAGCCTGCTGCACGAACGGATTCTGGTTATTGATGGCGCAATGGGCACGATGATTCAAAGTTATAAGTTGCAAGAGGCCGATTATCGCGGAACTCAATTTGTTGATCACCCAGGTGATTTGAAAGGTTGCAACGATCTCCTCTCGATTACACAGCCCCACATTATCGAAGCCATCCACCGGGCATATCTTGAAGCTGGGGCCGATATTATTGAAACCAATACCTTTAGTGCGACTTCGATTTCGATGGCCGACTATCAACTCGAATCAGAAGTCTATGCCTTAAATGTGGCTTCGGCCCAGGTTGCGTGCCGGGCCGTCGAGGCCCAGATGGCCCTTGATGGACGTCCACGGTTTGTGGCGGGCTCGATGGGGCCGACCAATAAAACGGCCTCGCTGTCACGAGATGTGAATAATCCAGGCCACCGGTCGGTTACCTTTGACGAACTGGTTGCAGCCTATGCCGAACAGGCCAGGGGATTGCTGGATGGCGGCTCAGACCTGCTGCTGGTGGAGACCACGTTTGACACCTTAAACCTCAAAGCCGCGCTCTTTGCCATTGACCGGATATTTGAAGAGATCGGACGCCGGGTGCCGGTGATTGCCTCGGTGACAATTACGGACCAGAGTGGACGAACCCTTTCGGGGCAAACCCTGGCGGCCTTCTGGATTTCGGTATCGCATTTTCCATTGTTGAGTATTGGGATCAATTGCGCCTTTGGGGCCAAAGAAATGCGCCCCTATGTTGAAGAACTCTCTGAAATGGCGCCGATCTTTCTCACCTGCTATCCCAATGCCGGATTGCCAAATGTGTTTGGCGGATTTGACCAGACTCCAGAGATTATGGGTGAACTGATTCAGGAGTTTGCGGCCAACGGCTGGCTCAATATTGTTGGTGGATGTTGTGGAACGACGCCGCTTCATATTTCCGCGATTGCGGCGGCGGTGAAAGGAGTCACTCCGCGTGTCCCTCCAGCACGTCAGTGTGTGACCCGGTTGAGCGGGCTGGAACCGCTGGTGATGCGCCCGGATATGAACTTCGTCAATATCGGTGAGCGCACCAATGTGACTGGTTCGCCGAAATTTGCCCAGTTGATTAAGCAGGGACAGTATGAAGAGGCGCTGGCAATTGCCCGCCAGCAGGTCGAAAATGGCGCCCAAATTATTGATGTCAATATGGATGAAGGCATGCTCGATGCCGAAGCCATCATGGTCAAGTTTCTGCATCTGGTGATGTCAGAGCCAGATATTTCAAAAGTTCCGGTGATGATTGACAGTTCAAAATGGTCAGTCATCGAAGCTGGTCTGAAATGTGTGCAGGGGAAATGTATTGTCAATTCGATCAGCCTGAAGGAAGGCGAAGCGCCCTTCATCGAATTTGCCCGAAAAGTTCGCCGCTATGGGGCGGCGGTGGTGGTGATGGCCTTTGATGAGCAGGGCCAGGCAGATACCTATGAGCGCAAAATCGAGATTTGCGAGCGAGCCTATCGCATCCTGACCGAAAAAGTTGGGTTTCCGCCGGAAGACATCATCTTTGATCCCAATATTTTGACCGTTGCTACTGGCATCGAAGAGCACAACAACTATGCGGTCAATTTCATTGAAGCCACGCGCTGGATTAAACAAAATCTGCCGCACTGTAAAGTCAGCGGCGGGGTGAGCAATATCTCATTTTCCTTTCGGGGGAATAACCCGGTGCGTGAAGCCATGCACTCGGCGTTTCTCTATTATGCCATCAAGGCCGGGCTCGACATGGGCATTGTGAATGCCGGTCAACTGGCGGTCTATGAAGAAATTCCCAAGGATCTGCTCGAACTGGTTGAAGATGTGCTGCTCAACCGCCGCCCAGACTCAACCGAACGCCTGATTACATTTGCCGAGTCATTCAAACAACAGGATAAAACCCAGGTCAAAGATGCTGACTGGCGAAACGGGACCGTCCAGGAACGATTGAGCCATGCCTTGATCAAAGGGATTGTTGAGCATATTGAAGCCGACGTCGAAGAAGCTCGCCAGTTGTATGCCCGCCCTCTGGAAGTGATTGAAGGCCCGTTGATGGATGGCATGAATATTGTCGGTGACCTGTTTGGCGCCGGAAAAATGTTCCTGCCGCAGGTGGTCAAAAGCGCCCGTGTGATGAAAAAAGCGGTTGCCGTCCTGCAGCCTTATATGGAAGCCGAGAAACAATCGAGTGGCGCCAGCCGGGCACTGGCGAGGGTATTGATGGCCACGGTCAAAGGCGACGTTCACGACATCGGCAAAAACATCGTCGGGGTTGTGCTTGGGTGTAACAACTATGAAGTCATTGATTTAGGGGTGATGGTGCCATGTGAGACGATCCTGAAACAGGCCCGCGAGCATCAGGTGGATATGATTGGGTTGAGCGGACTCATCACGCCGTCGCTCGATGAAATGATTCACATTGCCAAAGAAATGGAGCGCCAGCAATTTCGGGTTCCGTTGCTGATTGGTGGTGCCACGACCAGCAAAATTCATACTGCTGTCAAAATTTCTCCGCATTATGGCCAGCCCGTGGTCCACGTCATTGACGCTTCACGGGCAGTTGGGGTCGTTGGTCAATTGATCAATTCAGAATTAAAGATTGAATTTGCTGAAAAAAATCGGGCTGAACTCGAACAACTTCGCCAGGAGCACAGTGGCCGTACGGCACGGGCCACCTCACTGACACTCGATCAGGCCCGGATGCGGAAGCCGCGATTTGACTGGAAGCAGGCTGAAATTGATGTCCCAACCCAGGTCGGGATCCAGGTTTTGACCGATTATCCGCTTGAGAAACTGGTGCCCTACATTGACTGGTCGCCATTTTTCCATGCCTGGGAGCTTCGCGGACGCTATCCGAAGATTTTCGATGATCCTGTCATCGGCGACAAAGCCCGTGAATTGTTTGCTGATGCCCAGAAAATGCTTGAAAAAATCATTACTGACCGACAAATCACAGCACACGGCGTTTTTGGATTATTTCCGGCCAATAGCGTCGGAGATGACATCGAGGTCTACACGGATGACTTCCGAACCGAAGTACTGACCCGTTTTTATACCCTGCGTCAGCAATCCGAAAAATCGTCTGGTCAGTCTCAACTGGCGCTGGCTGATTTTGTCGCGCCAAAAGAATCTGGCCGGGCTGACTATATTGGCGGATTTGCGGTCACGGCGGGCATTGGCATGGACGAACTCTGCCGTCAGTACGAAGCCGATCATGATGATTACAGTTCGATCCTGGTCAAAGCTCTTTCTGACCGGCTGGCCGAAGCTTTTGCCGAAAGTTTACACCAGCAGGCCCGGCAAGCGTGGGGCTATGATCAGACTGAAAACCTGAGCCAGGAAGAATTGATCAAAGAGAAATATCGGGGCATTCGACCGGCACCAGGTTATCCGGCCCAACCGGACCACACTGAAAAACGGAGTCTCTTTGACCTGCTTCAGGTGGAGAAAAACACGGGCATTACCTTAACCGAGAGCTTTGCCATG
- a CDS encoding DinB family protein has product MTAIVDDLKQTIRAASIRLQAYNDKKASQPTAPDKWSRKELLGHLIDSAANNHQRFVRAQFTDGVVLPGYEQNEWVACQQYQSADWIDLVGLWKNYNEHLTRVVAAIPEEKLGNRCQVGQNEPVTLEFLIADYLQHMKHHLGQIFG; this is encoded by the coding sequence ATGACCGCGATTGTTGATGATTTGAAACAAACTATTCGGGCGGCTTCCATCCGGTTGCAAGCCTATAACGACAAAAAAGCCAGCCAGCCAACGGCACCTGACAAATGGTCGCGCAAGGAACTTTTAGGTCATTTGATTGATTCAGCGGCCAATAACCATCAGCGGTTTGTCCGGGCACAGTTTACGGATGGTGTTGTGTTGCCTGGGTATGAACAAAACGAGTGGGTGGCCTGCCAGCAATATCAATCGGCTGACTGGATTGATCTGGTTGGATTGTGGAAAAACTATAATGAACACCTCACCCGCGTGGTGGCGGCGATTCCAGAAGAGAAACTGGGCAACCGGTGCCAGGTTGGGCAAAACGAACCTGTAACCCTCGAATTTTTAATTGCTGACTACCTTCAGCATATGAAACACCATCTGGGACAGATTTTTGGGTAG
- a CDS encoding phosphoenolpyruvate kinase: protein MNLTLSSDSLAQHLTQLNQANHTLARHFPGESGHRQPVHSVYGGGHLFKAEAASKLGKLALASLEQFAPESGQLGEALGLTLKKDVLDLIYNRVVEKLRREPVEDYRIDFEDGYGIRSDEEEDGHVVAAARELARGIQTQSLPPFTGFRVKALSPEMQSRAIRTLDLFLTTLSQETNGQLPENFCVTLPKVTIPEQVTVLVQLLDQLETRLGLPSGAIKIEIMIETTQSLFDAQGRFVPPRLLNAANGRCLAAHFGAYDYTAGCNITSTYQSLQHPACDFARQLMQVGFSGTGVWIVDGATNVMPIPPHRASAGQLLTPEQMMENRRTVHRAWKLHFDNIYHGLKSGFYQGWDLHPAQLPIRYAATYLFFFEGLDPAAERLRNFVHKAAQATRVRDVFDDAATGQGLLNFFLRAINCGALTEAETIERTGLSHEELRSRSFLKILQNRK, encoded by the coding sequence ATGAACCTCACGCTTTCATCTGATTCTCTTGCCCAGCATTTGACCCAGCTCAACCAGGCCAATCACACCCTTGCCCGACATTTTCCTGGTGAATCGGGCCACCGGCAGCCAGTTCATTCGGTTTATGGGGGAGGGCATTTATTCAAAGCTGAAGCCGCCTCAAAACTCGGGAAACTGGCCCTGGCTTCACTCGAACAATTTGCTCCGGAAAGTGGTCAGTTGGGTGAGGCACTTGGTCTGACACTCAAAAAAGATGTACTTGATTTGATCTACAACCGGGTGGTTGAGAAACTTCGACGCGAGCCAGTTGAAGATTATCGGATTGATTTTGAGGACGGCTATGGAATCCGTTCGGACGAAGAAGAAGATGGGCACGTCGTGGCAGCAGCCAGGGAACTGGCCAGGGGAATTCAGACTCAATCACTTCCACCCTTCACTGGCTTTCGCGTCAAGGCATTGAGTCCCGAAATGCAGAGCCGGGCCATCAGAACCCTCGATCTGTTTTTGACCACTCTCTCCCAGGAAACAAACGGCCAGTTGCCTGAGAACTTTTGTGTAACTTTGCCGAAAGTGACTATCCCAGAACAGGTTACGGTACTGGTTCAGTTGCTTGACCAGCTTGAAACACGCCTTGGGCTCCCTTCGGGTGCGATTAAGATCGAAATCATGATTGAAACCACCCAATCTTTGTTTGACGCTCAGGGTCGGTTTGTCCCTCCCAGATTACTCAATGCCGCCAATGGGCGGTGTCTCGCAGCCCATTTTGGTGCCTATGACTACACCGCTGGCTGCAATATCACGTCAACGTATCAATCGCTCCAACATCCAGCCTGTGATTTTGCCCGACAACTAATGCAGGTTGGATTTTCAGGAACTGGAGTGTGGATCGTGGATGGGGCAACCAATGTCATGCCTATCCCGCCGCATCGCGCCAGTGCTGGTCAACTTCTCACGCCCGAGCAGATGATGGAAAATCGGCGAACAGTTCACCGGGCGTGGAAACTCCACTTTGACAACATTTACCACGGACTCAAAAGCGGGTTTTATCAGGGTTGGGATTTGCATCCGGCGCAATTGCCGATCCGATATGCGGCGACCTATCTGTTTTTCTTTGAAGGGCTTGACCCGGCGGCGGAACGATTGCGGAATTTTGTTCACAAAGCAGCCCAGGCGACACGGGTGAGAGATGTTTTTGACGATGCGGCCACGGGTCAAGGATTGCTAAATTTTTTCCTCCGGGCGATCAACTGCGGGGCACTTACAGAAGCCGAAACCATTGAACGAACTGGACTTTCCCACGAGGAGCTTCGAAGCCGCTCATTTCTGAAGATCCTGCAGAATCGGAAGTGA
- a CDS encoding Uma2 family endonuclease encodes MNSVLISTSPLVKTYSLNEFWELPEPEDHSKRELIAGVLYMAPPPNYSHDSITSRLIDALVAHRFSIADKGKLYTPRAAIWTSDKTYLEPDLFYLSAELEATLDKNFRSTADLVIEILSPASEQYDRTTKADTYGALGVRELWLVDPTNRTIEVRTQTGNGFDKGTVFSQGEAIKSQIFPQLDLPVTLIFADLG; translated from the coding sequence ATGAATTCGGTACTGATTTCAACCTCACCGCTGGTCAAAACCTATAGCCTCAACGAGTTTTGGGAGTTGCCCGAACCGGAAGATCACTCTAAGCGCGAACTGATTGCAGGAGTGTTATATATGGCGCCACCACCGAACTACTCACACGACTCAATAACCTCACGCCTTATTGATGCGCTGGTCGCACATCGGTTTTCAATTGCTGACAAAGGAAAGCTTTACACCCCACGAGCCGCAATTTGGACCAGTGACAAAACCTACCTGGAACCTGATTTGTTTTACCTTTCCGCCGAACTGGAGGCGACGTTAGATAAAAACTTCCGCAGTACGGCAGATTTAGTGATCGAGATTTTATCTCCGGCGTCTGAGCAATATGATCGAACGACCAAAGCCGACACCTACGGCGCACTGGGCGTGCGTGAATTGTGGCTGGTGGACCCAACCAATCGCACCATAGAAGTGAGAACTCAGACGGGAAATGGCTTTGACAAAGGTACGGTTTTCAGTCAGGGTGAGGCCATCAAATCCCAGATTTTCCCTCAACTCGACCTCCCAGTAACTCTTATCTTTGCTGATTTAGGGTAG
- a CDS encoding redoxin domain-containing protein: MNKNVLRHQSKTAQLRKFGPVRAPELSGGISWLNTAQPLSLEKLRGKVVLLDFWTFCCINCMHILPDLRKLEETFPNELVVIGVHSAKFTNEKESESIRQAILRYEIQHPVVNDADFKIWESFGVRAWPTLVLIDPEGYVSNAYSGEGHLEAMQSDIQALIDAAKEDKTLKSEPLTLSLEQAKRVDMPLSFPGKVLADKAGKRLLIADSNHNRIVVASFDGTVTDVIGNGQIGRSDGTYETAQFHHPQGMAISGESLYVADTENHLIRRIDLKKKTVETVAGTGVQGYERNPSGPALKTALSSPWDLQLLGQTLYIAIAGLHQIWKLDLEKNTVDRYSGTGAERRWDGPASASAFAQPSGLATDGQLLFVADSEISSIRSVDTKSGGTVATLAGGDLFDYGDKDGTGDDVRLQHPLGVTFADGKVFIADTYNHKIKVLNPATRSVTSLVGSTSPGLEDGEKAKFFEPGGLSEADGKLYVADTNNHAVRVVDVATRKVSTLALKGLKPVSAPPVSSDEFAPNAETLTLPAQKIVPGQVGKLILDITLPGGFHFNDAIEQRYQIKISGTGTLTFAPGDLKKASKLLTFPVSVPFEAAKVGKMELEVSATFYYCREDNTGVCQIKSVIWKVPVEITASKTSDIRLQFQAKP; the protein is encoded by the coding sequence ATGAACAAAAACGTGCTTCGACATCAAAGCAAAACGGCTCAACTACGAAAATTTGGACCTGTCCGGGCTCCGGAACTGAGTGGCGGCATAAGCTGGTTAAATACAGCACAACCTCTTTCATTAGAGAAACTTCGCGGCAAAGTCGTGCTCCTTGATTTTTGGACGTTCTGTTGCATTAACTGTATGCACATTCTGCCTGACTTGCGAAAGCTCGAAGAAACCTTTCCCAATGAACTGGTCGTGATTGGCGTCCACTCGGCCAAATTCACCAATGAAAAAGAATCAGAAAGTATTCGACAGGCAATTTTGCGATATGAAATCCAGCATCCGGTTGTGAATGATGCCGATTTCAAAATCTGGGAATCGTTTGGTGTCCGAGCCTGGCCGACCCTGGTTCTGATTGATCCAGAAGGCTATGTGTCCAATGCGTATTCTGGTGAAGGCCACCTGGAAGCCATGCAAAGTGACATCCAGGCGCTGATTGATGCCGCAAAAGAAGACAAAACCTTGAAATCAGAGCCGTTGACGCTTTCCCTGGAACAGGCCAAACGGGTTGATATGCCGCTCTCATTTCCAGGCAAAGTTCTGGCGGATAAAGCTGGGAAGCGGCTGTTGATCGCTGACAGCAATCACAACCGGATTGTGGTGGCAAGCTTTGATGGAACTGTGACGGATGTGATTGGAAATGGCCAAATTGGCCGATCTGATGGAACATATGAAACCGCGCAGTTTCATCATCCGCAGGGAATGGCGATTTCCGGCGAAAGCCTGTATGTGGCTGATACTGAAAACCATTTGATCCGGCGGATTGACTTGAAAAAGAAAACCGTGGAAACCGTGGCTGGAACCGGAGTTCAGGGCTATGAGCGCAATCCGTCTGGTCCGGCCTTAAAAACAGCGCTGAGTTCTCCCTGGGACTTACAACTGCTCGGTCAGACGCTCTATATCGCCATTGCGGGGTTGCACCAAATTTGGAAACTTGATCTGGAAAAGAACACTGTTGACCGCTACTCGGGAACCGGCGCTGAACGGCGCTGGGATGGTCCGGCCAGTGCTTCCGCTTTTGCCCAACCTTCCGGGCTGGCAACTGATGGCCAGCTCCTGTTTGTGGCGGACAGCGAAATCAGCAGTATCCGGTCGGTGGATACCAAATCGGGCGGGACGGTTGCGACCCTGGCCGGAGGCGATCTGTTCGATTATGGCGACAAAGACGGAACTGGGGACGATGTGCGGTTGCAACATCCGCTGGGCGTAACTTTTGCCGATGGCAAGGTGTTTATCGCTGATACCTATAACCACAAAATCAAAGTGTTGAACCCGGCAACTCGGAGTGTGACTTCCCTGGTGGGGAGTACCAGCCCAGGGCTTGAAGATGGCGAAAAGGCAAAATTTTTTGAACCCGGTGGACTGAGTGAAGCCGATGGGAAATTGTATGTGGCTGATACCAATAATCATGCTGTCCGGGTGGTGGATGTAGCGACACGAAAGGTTTCAACCCTGGCTCTCAAAGGGCTCAAGCCGGTGAGCGCGCCACCAGTTTCGTCTGATGAATTTGCCCCAAATGCTGAAACCCTCACCCTTCCAGCCCAGAAAATTGTTCCAGGGCAGGTCGGGAAATTGATTCTGGATATCACGCTCCCAGGCGGGTTTCATTTCAATGATGCGATTGAACAGCGGTATCAGATCAAAATAAGCGGCACTGGCACGCTTACTTTTGCGCCCGGTGACCTGAAAAAAGCTTCCAAACTGCTCACATTTCCCGTCAGTGTGCCATTCGAGGCGGCGAAGGTCGGTAAAATGGAGCTTGAAGTTTCCGCCACTTTCTATTATTGCAGGGAAGACAACACCGGCGTTTGCCAGATCAAATCCGTGATTTGGAAAGTGCCGGTCGAAATTACCGCCAGCAAAACTTCAGACATACGGCTTCAATTTCAAGCCAAACCCTAA